The DNA segment GGTTTTAGGTTGTTGCCATTTTTACCTATTATAAACTGGGATTTCCCTGAACATCTTTGgagattatatatacatatatctcacaATATTCAATACACATTTACAATAATATTACTCAAtacaaatttataataatatttctatAGGCTAGAGTCCTAGAAATGACAGTTTCTAGACGAAGTATTAAATCACACATTTTAAACACATAGTTTATGGGAAGGTGAACCAGAAGAAATGTTTCAACCTCCCCTGTGTGAAATGGATAATTTCCATGTTATCCcttgtggtttttgttctttctgaccattagcatttttaaattgtatgatAAAATAtaagaggaaattaaaagtaaataaaactacAGCAGTATAATAAAGGAAGGatagaaagataaaaaagtaaaagcttaAGATTTaagcaataaaacatttttagaaggagaaaaataaaaaattataaaaattctcaagaagagaaaattagCTAAAATATATATCCtcctcttccttcattctttctcttttcaatttttttgcaaAAACATTCAATGGCTACAAATTACACATTTTTCAGCAATATATTGAAATGTGAAGAATTTTGGAGGATCTGCCTTaataaaaggagagaaatttGTTTAGGAAATATTCATGGGGAAAGGATTAGATTAAAGCAGTTTTTGGAAAATgagaaagtggaaaaaataaatctttccaagaaagaggagacacagacaggAAACGATTGTGATTTAAGAGATACAGGCCGAATTGTTGGGTCATCATCAATGGATGTAAGTGCCCACAATAGCCTTGTCTCACATGGGTCAGAAGTGCTAGCTTCCAACAGCTTTGACTGTTCACCAGAAACCAGTAGAAAACACGTCCAAGTTGAGCAGATTCCACTTACGAGTTTTTCAAGAGGGTGCTTCCTAGGATCTCTTGCTCATAAGCTTCCTCAGGCCCTGTTTCAGGTctttgtttctcaggctgtagatAAAAGGATTGAGCATGGATGACAAAACTGTGTAAACAATTGTTGCCACGTGGTCCTTGACAGCGTAGGTGGATGGGGGCTGTAAATAGACACAGAAGATGCTTCCATAAAAGAGCGTCACCACGGTGAGGTAAAAACcacaggtggagaaggctttGCGTTTCCCAGAAGTAGAGGGAATCTTGAGAACTGTAGTGAGGATTCGTATATAAGAGAAAGCAATGCAGAGAAAACGAGTCACCAAAACAATAGGTGCTTCTGTCATCTGCACAATTTCATTGACAAATATGGAAGAGCAGGACAATTTCAGCACAGGGCTGAGGTCACAGAGAAAGTGGTGGATAACATTGGAGTCACAGAAGGTGAGACGATTCAGCAGAAGTGTGTGCAGGAGTGAGTGGAGGTGAGGAAATGAGCAGGAGAAGGCCACCAGCAGGACACAGTGGTGGTGGCTCATGGTGGTGACATAGTGGAAAGGGTCACAGACGGCCACATAGCGGTCAAAGGCCATGACTGCCAGAAGGCAGCTGTCACTGTTGCCCAAGGCATAGAGAAAATACATCTGTGTCAGACACCCAGCATAGGAGATGGTCTTCTTTTCTGACAGGAAGTTCATCAGCATCTTGGGGACAACGCTTGTTGTAAAGCAAATATCAGTGAGAGACagaaaactcaagaagaaatacataGGGGTCTGAAGATGGGGGTTGAAGCGAATGGCCAGGATGATGAGCAGGTTCCCTGTTATGGTGACCAGGTACACGATGAGGAAGAGAACAAAGAGTGTCTTTTGGTCCTCAGGCCGGGAGGAGAGTCCCAGGAGGATAAACTCGGAGACACTGCTGGTGTGGTTGATTCTTTCCATTGACTTGGGCTCAGTTATAAACAAGAAGTTTTGTCATTTAACATGCTCTGATTTCATAACACCAATCATGAGAACCTAGCAAgtctttgtttcttctgtttggtCACAATTAGCTACTGTGCTAATTGTGGGATGGCTTGTTCACCTCATGGTCCTTGATGGGGTCCTCCCTTCCCAAATCTATGGGCTCCATAAGGGCATTATATTGAAAtctggagggacagagggagagttTTCCTTTAGAAACTTTCAGAAGTGGACTCCTCTAATTCAGACTCAGTATTTCCTATTCTGTGAAAAGCACTATTCACCTGCCGGGGACATAGCAATAGAGCAGACAGATTTCTGCTTATGTGGAGCTTACCTTCTAGTTGGGGAGGTAGATCATTATACTACAAAATATGTAGTATAGCATCAGTTAGGGATACAttttatgaacaaaataaaatagtattagaAGATGGAGGTTGCTGGGGAGTCAGACTGGGGGTATTTTAGATGGGGAGGTTTCAGGACACTCTTTCCCTATCAAAGCATACTCAGTTGTGTCACGCTGAAGTTTATCTTTGCATTGTCTTGAAAAAAACTAATGGTTTTTCAAAACAGCCAACAGGGCAAATCTAAGACGACTGTTGAACGCAGTCaatagagtgatttttttttctgctctgctcACAGAATGAAAGGTTCATCCTCCCTAGCTCATGACATGCTATCATCATTAGTTTGCACAAGTCTccctttttttgtaaattgtttttcccttctttaaTTCTCTGTCCTAAATCACATTTGTACAGAATAAGCACCCATTGTTAAGTGttaaatctgtttttaatttatcttttacgtgttaaaaatatatatgagaaacatgttaattttttggtatatatatttttcatcccGATCCAGTTACCTACCAATGGATATCAAAGTGGCTTCCATTTCTTGCTACTATAAAAAAACTCTGCaatgagaatttttgtatcaGCAAAATGTTGTCACAATTTTTTTGCAATTAAAGTTTTTGAGTAAGCATATTCATTCATACCTTGTGAATAGGCATATTACATAGAGATTTTCAAGCATTTTTAGATATtggttatttatacatttttggcTACCATAAAATCTCTACAGTGAACATATTTGCACCACCAAGATGTTTGAaacaacttcattttattttattttattttattttattttattttattatttaagttttagggtacatgtgcacaatgtgcaagtttgttacatatgtatacatgtgccatgcttgtgtgctgcacccattaactcgtcatttagcattagatatatctcctaaagctatccctcccccctgcccccaccccacaacagtccccagagtgtgatgttccccttcctgtgtccatgtgttctcattgttcaattcccaccaatgagtgagaatatgcggtgtttggttttttgttcttgcgatagtttactgagaatgatga comes from the Homo sapiens chromosome 9, GRCh38.p14 Primary Assembly genome and includes:
- the OR1L8 gene encoding olfactory receptor 1L8 isoform X1 encodes the protein MERINHTSSVSEFILLGLSSRPEDQKTLFVLFLIVYLVTITGNLLIILAIRFNPHLQTPMYFFLSFLSLTDICFTTSVVPKMLMNFLSEKKTISYAGCLTQMYFLYALGNSDSCLLAVMAFDRYVAVCDPFHYVTTMSHHHCVLLVAFSCSFPHLHSLLHTLLLNRLTFCDSNVIHHFLCDLSPVLKLSCSSIFVNEIVQMTEAPIVLVTRFLCIAFSYIRILTTVLKIPSTSGKRKAFSTCGFYLTVVTLFYGSIFCVYLQPPSTYAVKDHVATIVYTVLSSMLNPFIYSLRNKDLKQGLRKLMSKRS